A genomic window from Macaca mulatta isolate MMU2019108-1 chromosome 19, T2T-MMU8v2.0, whole genome shotgun sequence includes:
- the ANKRD24 gene encoding ankyrin repeat domain-containing protein 24 isoform X26, producing the protein MKQLCLCAAASFASQDWGKSDERLLQAVENNDAPRVATLIARKGLVPTKLDPEGKSAFHLAAMRGAASCLEVMIAHGANVMSTDGAGYNALHLAAKYGHPQCLKQLLQASCVVDVVDSSGWTALHHAVAGGCLSCSEVLCSFKAHLNPQDRSGATPLIIAAQMCHTDLCRLLLQQGAAANDQDLQGRTALMLACEGASPETVEVLLQGGAQPGITDALGQDAAHYGALAGDKLILHLLQEAAQRPSPPSEDDSGEASSQNSMSSHGKQGAPKKRKAPPPPASIPMPDDRDAYEEIVRLRQERGRLLQKIRGLEQHKERRQQESPEASSLHSLERQVQELQQLLVERQEEKESLGREVESLQSRLSLLENERENTSYDVTTLQDEEGELPDFPGAEALLSRQLSPSAQERLASLQEQVAVLTRQNQELMEKVQILENFEKDETQMEVEASAEVIPLALYDSLRAEFDQLRRQHAEALQALRQQETREVPREERAAYGESEGVGATATKNGPTHMELNGSVAPETKVNGAETTDEKAAGDETMEARTMEATSTAAEATGATATETKPTGAEVREMETVEEEANMETKPTGVQTTDTEATGVEAMGVEATKTKAEEAEVLACRVGAGQPEPPVTGTTNMEATGSRATGVEATGFGATGVENPGVEAMAPGVSAGPVLHPGAAEASEKLQVELETRIRGLEEALRQREREAAAELEAALGKCEAAEAEAGRLRERVREAEGSGASVERGGGDTAQLRAALEQAREDLRDRDSRLRELEAASACLDEARASRLLAEEEARGLRAELAQREEARLEQSRELEVLREQLATAKATGEQQRTAAAELGRARDAAEARVAELAAACEEARQGLAELREASEALRQSVVPATEHRRLQEEALELRGRAASLEQEVVATGKEAARLRAELERERVCSVALSEHERIVGVLQANVAQLEGQLEELGRRHEKTSAEVFQVQREALFMKSERHAAEAQLATAEQQLRGLRTEAERARQAQSRAQEALDKAKEKDKKITELSKEVFSLKEALKEQPAALATPEVEALRDQVKDLQQQLQEAARDHSSVVALYRSHLLYAIQGQMDEDVQQILSQILQMQRLQAQGR; encoded by the exons ATGAAGCAGCTGTGTCTGTGCGCAGCCGCCTCCTTCGCG AGTCAAGACTGGGGCAAGAGTGACGAGAGGCTGCTACAAGCTGTGGAAAACAACGATGCACCTCGGGTGGCCACCCTCATCGCCCGCAAGGGACTGGTGCCCACGAAGCTAGACCCCGAGGGCAAGTCCGC GTTCCACCTGGCAGCCATGCGGGGTGCAGCCAGCTGTCTGGAGGTGATGATAGCTCATGGTGCCAATGTCATGAGCACAGATGGGGCAG gTTACAATGCCCTCCACCTGGCCGCCAAATACGGGCACCCACAGTGCTTGAAGCAACTACTGCAG GCTTCCTGCGTGGTGGACGTCGTGGACAGCAGCGGGTGGACTGCCCTACACCATGCAG tggctggtggCTGTCTCTCCTGTTCAGAGGTGCTCTGCTCCTTCAAGGCACATCTAAACCCCCAAGATCGG TCAGGTGCAACACCCCTCATTATAGCAGCTCAGATGTGTCACACAGACCTGTGCCGTCTCCTACTGCAGCAAGGGGCTGCAGCGAATGATCAGGACCTGCAAGGCAG GACGGCCCTGATGCTGGCCTGTGAGGGGGCCAGCCCGGAAACAGTGGAAGTCCTGCTGCAGGGCGGAGCCCAGCCGGGCATCACCGATGCGCTGGGGCAGGACGCGGCTCACTATGGCGCGCTGGCGGGGGACAAGCTCATCCTGCACCTTCTGCAAGAGGCGGCCCagcgcccctccccacccagcg AGGATGACTCAGGCGAGGCGTCATCTCAG aACTCTATGTCCAGCCATGGAAAGCAGGGGGCCCCCAAGAAGCGGAAGGCGCCTCCACCTCCCGCCAGCATCCCCATGCCG GATGATCGAGATGCCTATGAGGAGATCGTGAGGCTGCGCCAGGAGAGGGGCCGCCTCCTGCAGAAGATCCGGGGCCTGGAACAGCACAAGGAACGGAGGCAGCAGGAG TCCCCGGAGGCCAGCTCCCTGCACAGCCTGGAGAGACAG GTGCAAGAGCTGCAGCAGCTGCTGGTGGAGAgacaggaggagaaggagagccTGGGACGGGAGGTGGAGAGTTTGCAGAGCCGGCTGTCCCTGCTGGAG AACGAGCGGGAGAATACTAGCTATGATGTGACCACTCTGCAGGATGAGGAGGGTGAGCTGCCTGACTTTCCAG GGGCCGAGGCGCTGCTGTCCAGGCAACTCAGCCCGTCGGCCCAGGAACGCCTGGCCTCGCTGCAGGAACAGGTGGCTGTGCTCACCAGACAGAACCAGGAACTGATGGAGAAGGTCCAG atCCTGGAGAACTTTGAGAAGGATGAGACACAGATGGAAGTGGAAGCTTCAGCAGAGGTCATCCCTCTTGCCCTCTATGACTCTCTCCGGGCCGAGTTTGACCAGCTGCGCAGGCAGCACGCTGAGGCCCTGCAGGCACTGAGGCAGCAGGAGACACGAGAGGTCCCCAGAGAAGAGAGGGCAGCCTATGGGGAGAGTGAGGGTGTTGGAGCCACAGCCACCAAAAACGGGCCAACCCACATGGAGCTAAATGGCTCAGTGGCTCCAGAAACCAAAGTTAATggagctgagaccacagatgaGAAGGCTGCAGGAGATGAAACCATGGAAGCCAGGACTATGGAAGCCACGTCCACGGCAGCTGAGGCCACGGGAGCCACGGCCACAGAGACAAAACCCACAGGGGCTGAGGTCAGAGAAATGGAGACTgtagaagaggaagcaaacatggAAACTAAGCCCACAGGAGtgcagaccacagacacagaggcCACAGGAGTGGAGGCCATGGGAGTGGAggccacaaaaacaaaagcagaggaAGCAGAAGTGTTGGCCTGCAGAGTGGGTGCTGGGCAACCAGAGCCCCCAGTCACAGGGACCACAAACATGGAGGCCACAGGCTCTAGGGCCACGGGGGTAGAAGCCACAGGATTCGGTGCCACAGGTGTAGAGAACCCCGGGGTAGAGGCCATGGCCCCGGGGGTCTCTGCTGGCCCTGTCCTACATCCTGGTGCTGCAGAGGCCTCGGAAAAGCTTCAAGTAGAGCTGGAGACCAGGATTCGCGGCTTGGAGGAGGCGCTCCGGCAGCGGGAGCGGGAGGCAGCTGCGGAGCTGGAGGCGGCCCTGGGGAAGTGCGAGGCCGCGGAAGCTGAGGCGGGCCGGCTGCGAGAGCGCGTCCGCGAGGCCGAGGGCAGCGGGGCCAGCGTGGAGAGGGGTGGCGGCGACACTGCACAGCTGCGGGCCGCCCTGGAGCAGGCCCGGGAGGATCTCCGAGACCGGGACTCCCGCCTGCGGGAGCTGGAGGCGGCCTCGGCCTGCCTGGATGAGGCTCGCGCCAGCCGGCTACTCGCCGAGGAGGAGGCCCGGGGCCTGCGGGCGGAGCTGGCCCAGCGGGAGGAGGCGCGGCTGGAGCAGAGCCGGGAGCTGGAGGTGCTGCGGGAGCAGCTGGCCACGGCCAAGGCCACGGGGGAGCAGCAGCGCACAGCGGCCGCGGAGCTGGGCCGGGCACGGGACGCGGCCGAAGCCCGAGTGGCTGAGCTGGCTGCGGCCTGCGAGGAGGCGCGGCAGGGCCTGGCCGAGCTGCGGGAGGCCTCCGAGGCCCTCCGCCAGTCCGTGGTGCCGGCCACTGAGCACCGCCGGCTGCAGGAGGAGGCCCTGGAGCTGCGGGGCCGGGCAGCCAGTCTGGAGCAGGAGGTGGTGGCCACGGGCAAGGAGGCCGCCCGGCTGCGCGCGGAGCTGGAGCGGGAGCGTGTGTGCAGCGTGGCTCTCTCCGAGCACGAACGCATCGTGGGCGTCCTGCAGGCCAACGTGGCACAGCTGGaggggcagctggaggagctgggaCGGCGGCATGAGAAGACCAGTGCAGAGGTCTTCCAG GTGCAGCGTGAGGCCCTGTTCATGAAGAGTGAGCGACATGCCGCCGAGGCGCAGCTGGCCACAGCAGAGCAGCAGCTACGGGGGCTACGGACCGAAGCGGAAAGGGCTCGCCAGGCCCAGAGCCGGGCCCAGGAGGCTCTGGACAAGGCCAAGGAGAAGGACAAGAAG ATCACAGAACTCTCCAAAGAAGTCTTCAGTCTTAAGGAGGCCTTGAAGGAGCAGCCGGCCGCCCTGGCCACCCCCGAGGTGGAGGCCCTCCGTGACCAGGTGAAGGATTTACAGCAGCAGCTGCAG GAAGCTGCCAGGGACCACTCCAGCGTGGTGGCTTTGTACAGAAGCCACCTCCTCTACGCCATTCAG GGCCAGATGGATGAAGACGTGCAGCAGATTCTCAGCCAGATTCTGCAGATGCAGAGACTCCAGGCTCAGGGCCGCTGA
- the ANKRD24 gene encoding ankyrin repeat domain-containing protein 24 isoform X16, which produces MKQLCLCAAASFALRLSPTDLGSCPPCGPCPIPKPAARGRRQSQDWGKSDERLLQAVENNDAPRVATLIARKGLVPTKLDPEGKSAFHLAAMRGAASCLEVMIAHGANVMSTDGAGYNALHLAAKYGHPQCLKQLLQASCVVDVVDSSGWTALHHAVAGGCLSCSEVLCSFKAHLNPQDRSGATPLIIAAQMCHTDLCRLLLQQGAAANDQDLQGRTALMLACEGASPETVEVLLQGGAQPGITDALGQDAAHYGALAGDKLILHLLQEAAQRPSPPSEDDSGEASSQNSMSSHGKQGAPKKRKAPPPPASIPMPDDRDAYEEIVRLRQERGRLLQKIRGLEQHKERRQQESPEASSLHSLERQVQELQQLLVERQEEKESLGREVESLQSRLSLLENERENTSYDVTTLQDEEGELPDFPGAEALLSRQLSPSAQERLASLQEQVAVLTRQNQELMEKVQILENFEKDETQMEVEASAEVIPLALYDSLRAEFDQLRRQHAEALQALRQQETREVPREERAAYGESEGVGATATKNGPTHMELNGSVAPETKVNGAETTDEKAAGDETMEARTMEATSTAAEATGATATETKPTGAEVREMETVEEEANMETKPTGVQTTDTEATGVEAMGVEATKTKAEEAEVLACRVGAGQPEPPVTGTTNMEATGSRATGVEATGFGATGVENPGVEAMAPGVSAGPVLHPGAAEASEKLQVELETRIRGLEEALRQREREAAAELEAALGKCEAAEAEAGRLRERVREAEGSGASVERGGGDTAQLRAALEQAREDLRDRDSRLRELEAASACLDEARASRLLAEEEARGLRAELAQREEARLEQSRELEVLREQLATAKATGEQQRTAAAELGRARDAAEARVAELAAACEEARQGLAELREASEALRQSVVPATEHRRLQEEALELRGRAASLEQEVVATGKEAARLRAELERERVCSVALSEHERIVGVLQANVAQLEGQLEELGRRHEKTSAEVFQVQREALFMKSERHAAEAQLATAEQQLRGLRTEAERARQAQSRAQEALDKAKEKDKKITELSKEVFSLKEALKEQPAALATPEVEALRDQVKDLQQQLQEAARDHSSVVALYRSHLLYAIQGQMDEDVQQILSQILQMQRLQAQGR; this is translated from the exons ATGAAGCAGCTGTGTCTGTGCGCAGCCGCCTCCTTCGCG CTGCGGCTCAGCCCCACTGACCTTGGCTCCTGCCCGCCCTGCGGCCCCTGCCCCATCCCGAAGCCGGCAGCCAGAGGCAGGCGCCAG AGTCAAGACTGGGGCAAGAGTGACGAGAGGCTGCTACAAGCTGTGGAAAACAACGATGCACCTCGGGTGGCCACCCTCATCGCCCGCAAGGGACTGGTGCCCACGAAGCTAGACCCCGAGGGCAAGTCCGC GTTCCACCTGGCAGCCATGCGGGGTGCAGCCAGCTGTCTGGAGGTGATGATAGCTCATGGTGCCAATGTCATGAGCACAGATGGGGCAG gTTACAATGCCCTCCACCTGGCCGCCAAATACGGGCACCCACAGTGCTTGAAGCAACTACTGCAG GCTTCCTGCGTGGTGGACGTCGTGGACAGCAGCGGGTGGACTGCCCTACACCATGCAG tggctggtggCTGTCTCTCCTGTTCAGAGGTGCTCTGCTCCTTCAAGGCACATCTAAACCCCCAAGATCGG TCAGGTGCAACACCCCTCATTATAGCAGCTCAGATGTGTCACACAGACCTGTGCCGTCTCCTACTGCAGCAAGGGGCTGCAGCGAATGATCAGGACCTGCAAGGCAG GACGGCCCTGATGCTGGCCTGTGAGGGGGCCAGCCCGGAAACAGTGGAAGTCCTGCTGCAGGGCGGAGCCCAGCCGGGCATCACCGATGCGCTGGGGCAGGACGCGGCTCACTATGGCGCGCTGGCGGGGGACAAGCTCATCCTGCACCTTCTGCAAGAGGCGGCCCagcgcccctccccacccagcg AGGATGACTCAGGCGAGGCGTCATCTCAG aACTCTATGTCCAGCCATGGAAAGCAGGGGGCCCCCAAGAAGCGGAAGGCGCCTCCACCTCCCGCCAGCATCCCCATGCCG GATGATCGAGATGCCTATGAGGAGATCGTGAGGCTGCGCCAGGAGAGGGGCCGCCTCCTGCAGAAGATCCGGGGCCTGGAACAGCACAAGGAACGGAGGCAGCAGGAG TCCCCGGAGGCCAGCTCCCTGCACAGCCTGGAGAGACAG GTGCAAGAGCTGCAGCAGCTGCTGGTGGAGAgacaggaggagaaggagagccTGGGACGGGAGGTGGAGAGTTTGCAGAGCCGGCTGTCCCTGCTGGAG AACGAGCGGGAGAATACTAGCTATGATGTGACCACTCTGCAGGATGAGGAGGGTGAGCTGCCTGACTTTCCAG GGGCCGAGGCGCTGCTGTCCAGGCAACTCAGCCCGTCGGCCCAGGAACGCCTGGCCTCGCTGCAGGAACAGGTGGCTGTGCTCACCAGACAGAACCAGGAACTGATGGAGAAGGTCCAG atCCTGGAGAACTTTGAGAAGGATGAGACACAGATGGAAGTGGAAGCTTCAGCAGAGGTCATCCCTCTTGCCCTCTATGACTCTCTCCGGGCCGAGTTTGACCAGCTGCGCAGGCAGCACGCTGAGGCCCTGCAGGCACTGAGGCAGCAGGAGACACGAGAGGTCCCCAGAGAAGAGAGGGCAGCCTATGGGGAGAGTGAGGGTGTTGGAGCCACAGCCACCAAAAACGGGCCAACCCACATGGAGCTAAATGGCTCAGTGGCTCCAGAAACCAAAGTTAATggagctgagaccacagatgaGAAGGCTGCAGGAGATGAAACCATGGAAGCCAGGACTATGGAAGCCACGTCCACGGCAGCTGAGGCCACGGGAGCCACGGCCACAGAGACAAAACCCACAGGGGCTGAGGTCAGAGAAATGGAGACTgtagaagaggaagcaaacatggAAACTAAGCCCACAGGAGtgcagaccacagacacagaggcCACAGGAGTGGAGGCCATGGGAGTGGAggccacaaaaacaaaagcagaggaAGCAGAAGTGTTGGCCTGCAGAGTGGGTGCTGGGCAACCAGAGCCCCCAGTCACAGGGACCACAAACATGGAGGCCACAGGCTCTAGGGCCACGGGGGTAGAAGCCACAGGATTCGGTGCCACAGGTGTAGAGAACCCCGGGGTAGAGGCCATGGCCCCGGGGGTCTCTGCTGGCCCTGTCCTACATCCTGGTGCTGCAGAGGCCTCGGAAAAGCTTCAAGTAGAGCTGGAGACCAGGATTCGCGGCTTGGAGGAGGCGCTCCGGCAGCGGGAGCGGGAGGCAGCTGCGGAGCTGGAGGCGGCCCTGGGGAAGTGCGAGGCCGCGGAAGCTGAGGCGGGCCGGCTGCGAGAGCGCGTCCGCGAGGCCGAGGGCAGCGGGGCCAGCGTGGAGAGGGGTGGCGGCGACACTGCACAGCTGCGGGCCGCCCTGGAGCAGGCCCGGGAGGATCTCCGAGACCGGGACTCCCGCCTGCGGGAGCTGGAGGCGGCCTCGGCCTGCCTGGATGAGGCTCGCGCCAGCCGGCTACTCGCCGAGGAGGAGGCCCGGGGCCTGCGGGCGGAGCTGGCCCAGCGGGAGGAGGCGCGGCTGGAGCAGAGCCGGGAGCTGGAGGTGCTGCGGGAGCAGCTGGCCACGGCCAAGGCCACGGGGGAGCAGCAGCGCACAGCGGCCGCGGAGCTGGGCCGGGCACGGGACGCGGCCGAAGCCCGAGTGGCTGAGCTGGCTGCGGCCTGCGAGGAGGCGCGGCAGGGCCTGGCCGAGCTGCGGGAGGCCTCCGAGGCCCTCCGCCAGTCCGTGGTGCCGGCCACTGAGCACCGCCGGCTGCAGGAGGAGGCCCTGGAGCTGCGGGGCCGGGCAGCCAGTCTGGAGCAGGAGGTGGTGGCCACGGGCAAGGAGGCCGCCCGGCTGCGCGCGGAGCTGGAGCGGGAGCGTGTGTGCAGCGTGGCTCTCTCCGAGCACGAACGCATCGTGGGCGTCCTGCAGGCCAACGTGGCACAGCTGGaggggcagctggaggagctgggaCGGCGGCATGAGAAGACCAGTGCAGAGGTCTTCCAG GTGCAGCGTGAGGCCCTGTTCATGAAGAGTGAGCGACATGCCGCCGAGGCGCAGCTGGCCACAGCAGAGCAGCAGCTACGGGGGCTACGGACCGAAGCGGAAAGGGCTCGCCAGGCCCAGAGCCGGGCCCAGGAGGCTCTGGACAAGGCCAAGGAGAAGGACAAGAAG ATCACAGAACTCTCCAAAGAAGTCTTCAGTCTTAAGGAGGCCTTGAAGGAGCAGCCGGCCGCCCTGGCCACCCCCGAGGTGGAGGCCCTCCGTGACCAGGTGAAGGATTTACAGCAGCAGCTGCAG GAAGCTGCCAGGGACCACTCCAGCGTGGTGGCTTTGTACAGAAGCCACCTCCTCTACGCCATTCAG GGCCAGATGGATGAAGACGTGCAGCAGATTCTCAGCCAGATTCTGCAGATGCAGAGACTCCAGGCTCAGGGCCGCTGA
- the ANKRD24 gene encoding ankyrin repeat domain-containing protein 24 isoform X20: MKQLCLCAAASFALRLSPTDLGSCPPCGPCPIPKPAARGRRQSQDWGKSDERLLQAVENNDAPRVATLIARKGLVPTKLDPEGKSAFHLAAMRGAASCLEVMIAHGANVMSTDGAGYNALHLAAKYGHPQCLKQLLQASCVVDVVDSSGWTALHHAVAGGCLSCSEVLCSFKAHLNPQDRSGATPLIIAAQMCHTDLCRLLLQQGAAANDQDLQGRTALMLACEGASPETVEVLLQGGAQPGITDALGQDAAHYGALAGDKLILHLLQEAAQRPSPPSEDDSGEASSQNSMSSHGKQGAPKKRKAPPPPASIPMPDDRDAYEEIVRLRQERGRLLQKIRGLEQHKERRQQELSVHCCSQVQELQQLLVERQEEKESLGREVESLQSRLSLLENERENTSYDVTTLQDEEGELPDFPGAEALLSRQLSPSAQERLASLQEQVAVLTRQNQELMEKVQILENFEKDETQMEVEASAEVIPLALYDSLRAEFDQLRRQHAEALQALRQQETREVPREERAAYGESEGVGATATKNGPTHMELNGSVAPETKVNGAETTDEKAAGDETMEARTMEATSTAAEATGATATETKPTGAEVREMETVEEEANMETKPTGVQTTDTEATGVEAMGVEATKTKAEEAEVLACRVGAGQPEPPVTGTTNMEATGSRATGVEATGFGATGVENPGVEAMAPGVSAGPVLHPGAAEASEKLQVELETRIRGLEEALRQREREAAAELEAALGKCEAAEAEAGRLRERVREAEGSGASVERGGGDTAQLRAALEQAREDLRDRDSRLRELEAASACLDEARASRLLAEEEARGLRAELAQREEARLEQSRELEVLREQLATAKATGEQQRTAAAELGRARDAAEARVAELAAACEEARQGLAELREASEALRQSVVPATEHRRLQEEALELRGRAASLEQEVVATGKEAARLRAELERERVCSVALSEHERIVGVLQANVAQLEGQLEELGRRHEKTSAEVFQVQREALFMKSERHAAEAQLATAEQQLRGLRTEAERARQAQSRAQEALDKAKEKDKKITELSKEVFSLKEALKEQPAALATPEVEALRDQVKDLQQQLQEAARDHSSVVALYRSHLLYAIQGQMDEDVQQILSQILQMQRLQAQGR; the protein is encoded by the exons ATGAAGCAGCTGTGTCTGTGCGCAGCCGCCTCCTTCGCG CTGCGGCTCAGCCCCACTGACCTTGGCTCCTGCCCGCCCTGCGGCCCCTGCCCCATCCCGAAGCCGGCAGCCAGAGGCAGGCGCCAG AGTCAAGACTGGGGCAAGAGTGACGAGAGGCTGCTACAAGCTGTGGAAAACAACGATGCACCTCGGGTGGCCACCCTCATCGCCCGCAAGGGACTGGTGCCCACGAAGCTAGACCCCGAGGGCAAGTCCGC GTTCCACCTGGCAGCCATGCGGGGTGCAGCCAGCTGTCTGGAGGTGATGATAGCTCATGGTGCCAATGTCATGAGCACAGATGGGGCAG gTTACAATGCCCTCCACCTGGCCGCCAAATACGGGCACCCACAGTGCTTGAAGCAACTACTGCAG GCTTCCTGCGTGGTGGACGTCGTGGACAGCAGCGGGTGGACTGCCCTACACCATGCAG tggctggtggCTGTCTCTCCTGTTCAGAGGTGCTCTGCTCCTTCAAGGCACATCTAAACCCCCAAGATCGG TCAGGTGCAACACCCCTCATTATAGCAGCTCAGATGTGTCACACAGACCTGTGCCGTCTCCTACTGCAGCAAGGGGCTGCAGCGAATGATCAGGACCTGCAAGGCAG GACGGCCCTGATGCTGGCCTGTGAGGGGGCCAGCCCGGAAACAGTGGAAGTCCTGCTGCAGGGCGGAGCCCAGCCGGGCATCACCGATGCGCTGGGGCAGGACGCGGCTCACTATGGCGCGCTGGCGGGGGACAAGCTCATCCTGCACCTTCTGCAAGAGGCGGCCCagcgcccctccccacccagcg AGGATGACTCAGGCGAGGCGTCATCTCAG aACTCTATGTCCAGCCATGGAAAGCAGGGGGCCCCCAAGAAGCGGAAGGCGCCTCCACCTCCCGCCAGCATCCCCATGCCG GATGATCGAGATGCCTATGAGGAGATCGTGAGGCTGCGCCAGGAGAGGGGCCGCCTCCTGCAGAAGATCCGGGGCCTGGAACAGCACAAGGAACGGAGGCAGCAGGAG CTGAGCGTCCACTGCTGCTCACAGGTGCAAGAGCTGCAGCAGCTGCTGGTGGAGAgacaggaggagaaggagagccTGGGACGGGAGGTGGAGAGTTTGCAGAGCCGGCTGTCCCTGCTGGAG AACGAGCGGGAGAATACTAGCTATGATGTGACCACTCTGCAGGATGAGGAGGGTGAGCTGCCTGACTTTCCAG GGGCCGAGGCGCTGCTGTCCAGGCAACTCAGCCCGTCGGCCCAGGAACGCCTGGCCTCGCTGCAGGAACAGGTGGCTGTGCTCACCAGACAGAACCAGGAACTGATGGAGAAGGTCCAG atCCTGGAGAACTTTGAGAAGGATGAGACACAGATGGAAGTGGAAGCTTCAGCAGAGGTCATCCCTCTTGCCCTCTATGACTCTCTCCGGGCCGAGTTTGACCAGCTGCGCAGGCAGCACGCTGAGGCCCTGCAGGCACTGAGGCAGCAGGAGACACGAGAGGTCCCCAGAGAAGAGAGGGCAGCCTATGGGGAGAGTGAGGGTGTTGGAGCCACAGCCACCAAAAACGGGCCAACCCACATGGAGCTAAATGGCTCAGTGGCTCCAGAAACCAAAGTTAATggagctgagaccacagatgaGAAGGCTGCAGGAGATGAAACCATGGAAGCCAGGACTATGGAAGCCACGTCCACGGCAGCTGAGGCCACGGGAGCCACGGCCACAGAGACAAAACCCACAGGGGCTGAGGTCAGAGAAATGGAGACTgtagaagaggaagcaaacatggAAACTAAGCCCACAGGAGtgcagaccacagacacagaggcCACAGGAGTGGAGGCCATGGGAGTGGAggccacaaaaacaaaagcagaggaAGCAGAAGTGTTGGCCTGCAGAGTGGGTGCTGGGCAACCAGAGCCCCCAGTCACAGGGACCACAAACATGGAGGCCACAGGCTCTAGGGCCACGGGGGTAGAAGCCACAGGATTCGGTGCCACAGGTGTAGAGAACCCCGGGGTAGAGGCCATGGCCCCGGGGGTCTCTGCTGGCCCTGTCCTACATCCTGGTGCTGCAGAGGCCTCGGAAAAGCTTCAAGTAGAGCTGGAGACCAGGATTCGCGGCTTGGAGGAGGCGCTCCGGCAGCGGGAGCGGGAGGCAGCTGCGGAGCTGGAGGCGGCCCTGGGGAAGTGCGAGGCCGCGGAAGCTGAGGCGGGCCGGCTGCGAGAGCGCGTCCGCGAGGCCGAGGGCAGCGGGGCCAGCGTGGAGAGGGGTGGCGGCGACACTGCACAGCTGCGGGCCGCCCTGGAGCAGGCCCGGGAGGATCTCCGAGACCGGGACTCCCGCCTGCGGGAGCTGGAGGCGGCCTCGGCCTGCCTGGATGAGGCTCGCGCCAGCCGGCTACTCGCCGAGGAGGAGGCCCGGGGCCTGCGGGCGGAGCTGGCCCAGCGGGAGGAGGCGCGGCTGGAGCAGAGCCGGGAGCTGGAGGTGCTGCGGGAGCAGCTGGCCACGGCCAAGGCCACGGGGGAGCAGCAGCGCACAGCGGCCGCGGAGCTGGGCCGGGCACGGGACGCGGCCGAAGCCCGAGTGGCTGAGCTGGCTGCGGCCTGCGAGGAGGCGCGGCAGGGCCTGGCCGAGCTGCGGGAGGCCTCCGAGGCCCTCCGCCAGTCCGTGGTGCCGGCCACTGAGCACCGCCGGCTGCAGGAGGAGGCCCTGGAGCTGCGGGGCCGGGCAGCCAGTCTGGAGCAGGAGGTGGTGGCCACGGGCAAGGAGGCCGCCCGGCTGCGCGCGGAGCTGGAGCGGGAGCGTGTGTGCAGCGTGGCTCTCTCCGAGCACGAACGCATCGTGGGCGTCCTGCAGGCCAACGTGGCACAGCTGGaggggcagctggaggagctgggaCGGCGGCATGAGAAGACCAGTGCAGAGGTCTTCCAG GTGCAGCGTGAGGCCCTGTTCATGAAGAGTGAGCGACATGCCGCCGAGGCGCAGCTGGCCACAGCAGAGCAGCAGCTACGGGGGCTACGGACCGAAGCGGAAAGGGCTCGCCAGGCCCAGAGCCGGGCCCAGGAGGCTCTGGACAAGGCCAAGGAGAAGGACAAGAAG ATCACAGAACTCTCCAAAGAAGTCTTCAGTCTTAAGGAGGCCTTGAAGGAGCAGCCGGCCGCCCTGGCCACCCCCGAGGTGGAGGCCCTCCGTGACCAGGTGAAGGATTTACAGCAGCAGCTGCAG GAAGCTGCCAGGGACCACTCCAGCGTGGTGGCTTTGTACAGAAGCCACCTCCTCTACGCCATTCAG GGCCAGATGGATGAAGACGTGCAGCAGATTCTCAGCCAGATTCTGCAGATGCAGAGACTCCAGGCTCAGGGCCGCTGA